The Onychomys torridus chromosome 12, mOncTor1.1, whole genome shotgun sequence genomic interval CCGGTGCCCTTCCAGGCGATGGCAGGGGCTGGGCGGGCAGTCGCAGAGCAAGTGATGTTTAGGTGGTCTTCAAAATAGTTGTAGTGAAGGAATACTATGGGCTGTACTGGgacaaaagaaagaacacaaggCCTGCCATCAGCTAAGAAGCACCTCGCCTGGGATCTGCCTTTTCCCACAGGGATGAGGGAAAGATCCTTCCAGAAAGACAGTGGAAGCCAGACAGAGAAGATGACAGCAGCAGAGTCCAAACCTTTCATGAGAAATGCCATGTCTGTAGTTTGTCTCTAACATAACTGGTTAGAGAGAGACATGAAGACAGGAATTGATATTTTCCTCCTCCATGCAGTGTAAGTCTAATGATTCTGTATCTTATGTGTGAGCAATATCTCCTAGTAGGTGTTTCTCAGGAATAATTTGACAGTATCCCCTAATTAGCACCTCTCTCTATGTGTGTACTCTGCATCTATCAGAAGCACCAGGCAGGGCACAGCTTCCGGAGCTTGTTGTTTAGAGAAAAGGCCATATTCTGCAAAAAGCTGaatgagacagagaggaaaatgatttaaacaaaataaaacaaacaaaaaaaaacaccaaaacatgAAAAAAGGCTTGGATGGAAGGCATACCTAAAATGCAAACTAGAAACTCTGAGTTCCTAATCATCTGACAAAGTagggaaaatcattttaaagaggAAGATAGAATATTCCCACAGGTTTCAACCTGTTCTCTTTGTAAAGGCCTCCCAAGCTCATGGCTTCATTTCCGTGGGAATGTAGACTTTATTTCTGCCATCCTGTACAAACCAATCCTTGTGCACTTGGCTTCAAAGCCCACGAGTTAATTAGAAGCCAGTGGTAAGTGAaagcttgtttgtgtgtgtgttcaagagaCAGTTTAGATCACAGTAGCTGGGGGAGTGGAACGGTAGGAGGCTGCCCAAATTCCAAGCAGCAGTAAgtgctgggagagagaaaagtcAGGAAAAATGAATGTGatatttatgaatatgatagaaagGTTGAGAACAGGACTTCCAGTTTGGAGGTTAGAGAGAAAaaatgagaaggagaaaaaaaaacactatagaaaataaaaagatacaggaaagagaaaatatgagaagccaaaaggaaggaaaagaagacaagaaggagGGAGTGAGGAAAGGGTGAGGAGGAGATTGAAGCGGGTAATGGGAGAAACATACAGGCAGAGAAGTGGAGATCAAGAGGAAAGCCTGTTTTACTACTGAGGGGGCCTACATagacaaagtaaataaaagtcCCTCACCCACATTTCTCTTACCTAGTGAACCCCCTCCTTTCCTCTGGCCAAGTCTCTTAGCATGCTTAAAGCCTTGCTTTAATATTTATAATGACTCTGACAgggttttcttctccctcctaaAACTACCACCTCCCATGGTATGTCACAAAGTTATCCTTAGTCCCACTTCCCAAGGCTTCATCCCAGCCAGGGGTCAGCAACAAGGAAACAATCTCACCATATTAAGCCTGGGAGGGGCTTAAAGAATGCTTTGTACCCTGTTATATTCTCAGTGGCATCAGTCCATTATGAAAAGCCTCTGCTGGCTGTGCCCTTTGTAATTTTGAAACAGCTTCCTTGAACTAAAACAAGTCTAGGTTAGACTAATCTGCCTCTGCCATGAGGTCCAGAAATTGTCAGGGGCTCTAGAGATAACACATCGCACATTTACCTTCCAAACACCGAGTCAGAAAACAGATCACTGCTGTGGAGAACTTGTTGCCCACATCATTGTCTTTGATTTTGGTGACAGCAAGACCCCAGAGAGAAGATAGTTCCAGCCAAACACTTTATTGCAGTGCATAGAGCTCTCCAAATTTTGTGATAACAGCTACAGGAGGCATGAAAGGCTAAGTGCCTTCTAGTGAACCTGTCCATGCTTCTGACACAAAAAACTCAGGCACTACAAGCACATTCCCAATGCTACTGGAAATAGTATTTCTGAAAAGGTGAGAATGTATTCTCAAAGATTCTCACCATAGAGGGTGAGGCAGGCTGTTCCTGAGATCTTCCCAGAAAGAAAAGTGTTGAAGAGACACATGTAGCAACCCTCATCATCCAGTGTTGTGTTCCAGAAGGTGATGCTTGTGTTCCAGAGTCCCAGCTCAGTGATGTTTACCCTGTCTTTATATGCAGGTTGGACTACAACCCCATGGGCTTTGCTGTAAGTGACCATGTTTTCTGGGCTTAcagctttctttttctgccatgTCACAATCAAGGGTTCCTGGGATAGTTTCAGAGAACATCGTAAGGATGCAGGTGTGTGCAGCAGCTTTCTTTCATCCTGGGTCACCACTTCCACTatagaacaaaaaagaacatttctaTTTTAGAAGCAtattacatacaaatacacacacacacacacacacacacacacacaccacagagaaagGGAGCCCCACAGAGGGGCTCAAGCTCTGGAAAGCAAGACTGAGCACAGACATACAAGGAGAGTGATGGAGAGGATGATGCTCTGAGAGGTTTGATGTACCCAACATGATCAAGAGATTTTGACACTCAATTGATAATCTACATATTCCCTATTTTCATTAGATGTTATGGCAATTATTTCTTCTATGCAATGCAGGCCACTTATACATGACAGGTGACAATGTATTAGAGTCCATGTAATAAGAAATAACCAACAGCAAATTACCAAGCATTTGAGGAAAAGGATATAATAAAAGAGAAGTAATAAATGCTATACCCAATAACTCACATCAAATGAATCCAGGCATCATAAATCAATAAGCATTCTGGCATGAATATGGGTGAGTAAAAACAACAATGTAAATGGTAGAAATTAGAGATCTGGAGAACAGGAACTACAAAATCTCAACAAACTGTTCAACTTAGCAGAATGGCTACCACTGCATGAGGAATTAGTAGGCCAATTACAATAGCAACTTATAAATCCATAGTCATAATATTAGAGTTTTCTATACATCTCTCAGAATCTTCAATTCCATAATATTAAATCA includes:
- the LOC118594023 gene encoding OX-2 membrane glycoprotein isoform X1, whose amino-acid sequence is MGSLVFRRPICHLSTYSLIWGMAAVALCTAQVEVVTQDERKLLHTPASLRCSLKLSQEPLIVTWQKKKAVSPENMVTYSKAHGVVVQPAYKDRVNITELGLWNTSITFWNTTLDDEGCYMCLFNTFLSGKISGTACLTLYVQPIVFLHYNYFEDHLNITCSATARPAPAIAWKGTGTGIENSTESHVHSNGTTSVTSILRVKDPKNQVGKEVICQVLYLGTVIDYKQSLDKGFWFSVPLLLSIVSLVILLVLISILLYWKRHRNQERGESSQGMQRMK